A single genomic interval of Streptomyces sp. NBC_01296 harbors:
- a CDS encoding 2-isopropylmalate synthase: MIEVAPESLAVSRLRTPVGPRRDDQLWWNTQRGSAMPFQRYERLGSRLPYDLADRTWPAKSLVKAPLWASVDLRDGNQSLSSPMDIERKSRMFDLLVRMGFKDIEVGYPSASDADFLFLRTLIEQDKIPDDVTISVFTPARTELIDRTFEAIEGADRAMVHLCNATACLWREVVFGMSADEVQQMALRSAEHIARRADATKGTQLRFEYSPETFNVTEPEYVLQVSNAITSLWDASADRPVTLNLPTTVETDSPNVFADQVEWMHRNLDRRDAVILSVHPHNDRGTAVASAELAVMAGADRIEGTLFGNGERTGNVCLATLALNLFSQGVDPQLDFSDIDEIRSTVEFANQLQVPPRYPYGGDLVYTAFSGTHQDAIAKGLAAIERQAAEAGTSTTEVAWDVPYLPIDPKDVGRTYESVVRVNSQSGKGGVAHVLKSAYGLDLPRGMRVELARQVQQVADGDGIELTSRELRAIFADMYLECEHPSLLLKEFQLTGDGSTATVEALVVDADGREERLTGSGEDAAAAYAAALAGGGLAVEIADTTGHALTDSLGTRYAAYAQISLDGTTGYGAAIAGDEESARLGAITSAVNRARA, encoded by the coding sequence ATGATCGAGGTTGCACCGGAATCCCTCGCCGTATCGCGGCTGAGGACCCCTGTCGGCCCGCGTCGCGACGACCAGCTGTGGTGGAACACCCAGCGCGGATCGGCGATGCCCTTCCAGCGTTACGAGCGGCTCGGATCCCGTCTCCCGTACGACCTGGCAGACCGCACCTGGCCCGCGAAGTCCCTGGTGAAGGCGCCGCTGTGGGCCTCGGTCGACCTGCGCGACGGGAACCAGTCCCTCAGCAGCCCGATGGACATCGAGCGCAAGAGCCGCATGTTCGACCTCCTCGTCCGCATGGGATTCAAGGACATCGAGGTCGGATACCCGTCGGCCAGCGACGCGGACTTCCTGTTCCTGCGCACTCTGATCGAGCAGGACAAGATTCCCGACGACGTGACGATATCCGTCTTCACGCCGGCCCGGACCGAATTGATCGACCGGACCTTCGAGGCCATCGAAGGCGCGGACCGCGCCATGGTGCACCTCTGCAATGCGACCGCCTGCCTGTGGCGCGAGGTCGTTTTCGGAATGAGCGCGGACGAGGTGCAGCAGATGGCCCTCCGCTCGGCGGAACACATTGCGCGCCGAGCGGACGCGACCAAGGGCACACAGCTGCGGTTCGAGTACTCGCCGGAGACGTTCAACGTCACGGAGCCCGAATACGTGCTCCAGGTGTCGAACGCCATCACCTCGCTGTGGGACGCGAGCGCGGACCGTCCGGTGACGCTGAACCTGCCGACGACGGTGGAGACCGACTCGCCGAACGTGTTCGCCGACCAGGTCGAGTGGATGCACCGCAACCTCGACCGCCGCGACGCGGTCATCCTCTCGGTGCACCCCCACAACGACCGGGGAACCGCGGTCGCCTCCGCGGAACTGGCCGTCATGGCCGGCGCCGACCGCATCGAGGGGACCCTGTTCGGCAACGGCGAGCGCACCGGCAACGTCTGCCTGGCCACGCTGGCGCTCAACCTGTTCAGCCAGGGTGTCGACCCGCAGCTGGACTTCTCCGACATCGACGAGATCCGCAGCACCGTGGAGTTCGCCAACCAGCTGCAGGTTCCTCCCCGGTACCCGTACGGCGGCGACCTCGTGTACACGGCCTTCTCCGGCACCCATCAGGACGCCATCGCCAAGGGCCTGGCCGCAATCGAACGGCAGGCCGCCGAGGCGGGCACCTCCACCACCGAGGTGGCGTGGGACGTCCCCTACCTGCCCATCGACCCCAAGGACGTCGGCCGCACCTACGAGTCGGTGGTCCGGGTCAACAGCCAGTCGGGCAAGGGCGGGGTGGCCCACGTACTCAAGAGCGCCTACGGGCTGGACCTCCCCCGCGGGATGCGGGTGGAGCTGGCCCGCCAGGTGCAGCAGGTGGCCGACGGCGACGGCATCGAGCTCACCTCCCGGGAGCTGCGCGCCATCTTCGCCGACATGTATCTCGAATGCGAGCACCCGTCCCTGCTGCTGAAGGAGTTTCAGCTGACCGGTGACGGGAGCACCGCGACCGTCGAGGCCCTGGTCGTCGACGCCGACGGCCGGGAGGAGCGGCTGACCGGTTCCGGCGAGGACGCGGCCGCCGCCTACGCCGCGGCCCTGGCCGGTGGCGGACTGGCGGTGGAGATCGCCGACACCACGGGTCACGCCCTCACCGACAGCCTCGGCACCAGGTACGCCGCCTACGCGCAGATCAGCCTCGACGGCACGACCGGGTACGGGGCCGCGATCGCCGGCGACGAGGAGAGCGCCCGGCTCGGCGCCATCACCTCGGCCGTCAACCGCGCCCGCGCCTGA
- a CDS encoding cation:proton antiporter, whose product MTGNTLADFFLTFALVLGAAKVFVTLARRLGQPAVVGEICAGLLASPMILTQAGADAVLPAEVKPLLGALANVGLATFMFIIGYEIDAGFLRSRKKATMGLVAGSVAVPLVAGAALAVPLARTYAPGSHTGFVLFVGVAMSVTAFPVLARILADRGLNRHPVGGLTLAAAAVGDLVAWVCLAGVVAYAGAAGQWRMMLLPVYLGVMFAVIRPLLGAFVERARAREAGAGRIVPALIVGLMLSCAVTEWLGIHFIFGAFAFGAVMPRSTPGDLRIQIMRHMEQVGHVLLPLYFVVAGTKVDLSAFGLTALLTLAAVIAVAVVSKAAGSYAGARLSGLPHATAMPAAVLMNTRGLTEIVIVAVALEMGLINQDFYSMMVVMAVVTTAMTGPLLKLTRVLPEASPVLPPDDSAADCAAVPSEKAVKTG is encoded by the coding sequence ATGACCGGAAACACTCTCGCGGACTTCTTCCTCACGTTCGCGCTCGTCCTGGGCGCCGCCAAGGTCTTCGTGACGCTCGCCCGCCGACTGGGGCAGCCCGCCGTGGTCGGCGAGATTTGCGCCGGGCTGCTGGCCAGCCCGATGATCCTCACCCAGGCGGGGGCCGACGCCGTTCTGCCCGCCGAGGTGAAGCCCCTGCTGGGAGCCCTGGCCAACGTGGGCCTCGCCACCTTCATGTTCATCATCGGCTACGAGATCGACGCAGGCTTCCTGCGGAGCCGCAAGAAGGCCACGATGGGTCTGGTCGCCGGATCCGTGGCCGTCCCTCTCGTCGCGGGCGCCGCCCTGGCCGTCCCCCTGGCCCGCACCTACGCTCCCGGCAGCCACACGGGCTTCGTCCTGTTCGTGGGGGTGGCCATGTCGGTCACCGCGTTCCCCGTGCTGGCCCGGATCCTCGCGGACCGCGGCCTGAACAGGCACCCGGTCGGCGGCCTCACCCTTGCGGCCGCCGCTGTCGGCGACCTGGTCGCCTGGGTCTGCCTGGCGGGAGTCGTCGCGTACGCGGGGGCCGCGGGTCAGTGGCGGATGATGCTGCTCCCGGTGTACCTCGGCGTCATGTTCGCCGTGATCCGGCCCCTTCTCGGCGCGTTCGTCGAGCGGGCCCGGGCACGGGAGGCGGGCGCCGGGCGGATCGTGCCCGCCCTGATCGTGGGCCTGATGCTGTCCTGCGCGGTCACGGAATGGCTCGGGATCCACTTCATCTTCGGCGCGTTCGCGTTCGGCGCGGTGATGCCCCGCAGCACACCGGGCGACCTGCGGATCCAGATCATGCGGCACATGGAACAGGTGGGGCACGTCTTGCTTCCGCTCTACTTCGTGGTGGCCGGCACCAAGGTCGACCTCTCCGCGTTCGGCCTGACCGCCCTGCTCACCCTGGCCGCCGTGATAGCCGTCGCCGTGGTCTCGAAGGCGGCCGGATCCTATGCCGGTGCCAGGCTCTCCGGGCTCCCGCACGCCACGGCCATGCCGGCCGCCGTACTCATGAACACCCGTGGACTCACAGAGATCGTCATCGTGGCCGTCGCCCTGGAGATGGGTCTCATCAACCAGGACTTCTATTCCATGATGGTCGTCATGGCCGTCGTGACGACCGCCATGACCGGGCCGCTGCTGAAGCTGACCCGCGTATTGCCCGAGGCCTCCCCGGTTCTCCCGCCGGACGATTCCGCCGCCGACTGTGCCGCCGTTCCGTCGGAAAAGGCCGTGAAGACGGGCTGA
- a CDS encoding AraC family transcriptional regulator has protein sequence MLDHPQVRAWRPALAGIEEVYHARITDHVYPMHTHDSWTLLIVDDGMVRYNLDRHEHGALDQMITLLPPHVPHNGHSVTPTGFQKRVVYLDSSQLGDSLIGLAVDSPVMDDLLLRQRINQLHQALEHTGDELEAESRLALVSERLRSHLERRFEDHTPTRDAGIAHRLRDLLDEKFVEGVSLQDASAALHVHPAHLVRVFSREFGMGPHQYLTGRRVDLARKLLLAGMAPRLVAASAGFYDQSHFNRHFKRVLGTSPGRYARSGPARHLADPPT, from the coding sequence ATGCTTGATCATCCGCAGGTACGCGCCTGGCGCCCCGCCCTGGCGGGAATCGAAGAGGTCTACCACGCCCGCATCACCGACCACGTCTATCCCATGCACACGCATGACTCGTGGACGCTGCTGATCGTCGACGACGGCATGGTCAGATACAACCTGGACCGGCACGAACACGGTGCCCTGGACCAAATGATCACACTGCTGCCCCCGCACGTCCCACATAATGGACACTCGGTCACTCCGACCGGTTTTCAGAAAAGGGTCGTATATCTCGACTCCTCACAGCTGGGCGACAGCCTCATCGGCCTGGCGGTGGACAGCCCCGTCATGGACGACCTCCTGCTGCGCCAGCGCATCAACCAGCTGCACCAGGCACTGGAGCACACCGGCGACGAACTCGAGGCAGAGAGCAGGCTGGCACTGGTGTCCGAACGCCTGCGCAGCCACCTGGAACGGCGCTTCGAGGACCACACCCCGACCCGCGACGCCGGCATCGCACACCGGCTCCGCGATCTCCTCGACGAGAAGTTCGTGGAGGGCGTCAGCCTCCAGGACGCCTCGGCGGCGCTCCACGTCCACCCCGCGCACCTCGTCCGGGTGTTCAGCAGGGAGTTCGGCATGGGCCCGCACCAGTACCTGACCGGACGGCGCGTGGACCTGGCCCGCAAGCTGCTGCTCGCAGGCATGGCGCCGCGCCTGGTGGCGGCCTCGGCCGGCTTCTACGACCAGTCCCATTTCAACCGGCACTTCAAGCGCGTGCTGGGCACCAGCCCGGGCCGCTACGCCCGCAGCGGCCCGGCCCGCCACCTGGCCGATCCACCGACCTGA
- a CDS encoding PadR family transcriptional regulator: MTKRSPSLTESQYFILAALQEGPLHGYGMIKAAEQATDGRVKLAVGTLYGALERMERSGWVAADREEVVDGRARRYYRLTEDGDGVLRQEALRMQQAAAVVIGRPSFRVAQA; the protein is encoded by the coding sequence ATGACGAAACGATCACCGTCTCTGACGGAATCGCAGTACTTCATCCTTGCGGCCCTTCAGGAGGGCCCCTTGCACGGCTACGGCATGATCAAGGCCGCCGAGCAGGCCACGGACGGACGGGTCAAGCTCGCCGTCGGCACCCTCTACGGGGCGCTGGAGCGGATGGAACGGTCGGGGTGGGTCGCAGCCGATCGCGAGGAGGTCGTGGACGGCCGGGCACGGCGCTACTACCGCCTCACCGAGGACGGCGACGGCGTGCTCCGGCAGGAGGCCCTGCGCATGCAGCAGGCGGCGGCCGTCGTCATCGGCCGTCCTTCCTTCAGGGTGGCCCAGGCATGA
- a CDS encoding AfsR/SARP family transcriptional regulator, translated as MKHQIVLGSLLTAESRRTSIGRLVDSVWGTTPPSTAGKQIRNAVSDLRNILAPSGAVITPVADGYQLDIGEARLDLHEFRRHLAQARTHLGHGRKPDAIVEFRAALSLWTGPMLSGIESATLQAQVAGVNEGRLSVAEECIDLELAQDRHKSLVSELAAWVAEYPLRERMVAQYVLALHRSGARARAFTVYEQARRNLAESLGLSPGPELLEVHQLMLREDTDAAAPAATPAARTAPSAPAVPFPGVSASAEPAVSTADAGAPAPDSLPFESGHFVGRTAEVEVLLAEGTAPGARRVLSVDGMGGVGKTTLAVYVAHRVADRYPDGRIFLDLCGHTRHEDPLGHRAALRRLLVLSGLPEGELPDSVEALVQMWRGRTTGRRMLVVLDNAVGAEQIRLLLPAGDECLTLVTSRRRLTMTALSPTRVVSLDPLPREEGYALFCRLLGKRHPAPRPDEVSGILDHCGDLPLAVAAAAARLRRRPSWQLWHLAQRLADPALRLADLQTEHGGLEACFDASYRHLNAGQQRLLRLLGTAEGERTNVASTSLLAGLPPFVAEQMLESLVDEHLLFQPEPGQYRMHPLVKTYCAQLPGQDGTSGPQPEQRGALSAEPLAA; from the coding sequence ATGAAACATCAGATTGTGCTCGGATCGCTCCTGACCGCAGAGAGCCGACGCACATCCATCGGACGTCTCGTCGACTCGGTCTGGGGAACCACGCCGCCGAGCACCGCGGGTAAACAGATCCGCAATGCCGTATCCGACCTGCGCAATATCCTGGCCCCCAGCGGAGCCGTCATCACTCCCGTCGCCGACGGCTACCAGCTCGACATCGGCGAGGCCAGGCTCGACCTGCACGAGTTCCGCCGTCACCTGGCGCAGGCGCGCACCCATCTCGGCCACGGGCGGAAGCCGGACGCGATCGTGGAGTTCCGCGCCGCGCTGTCCCTGTGGACCGGTCCGATGCTCTCGGGGATCGAGAGCGCCACCCTGCAGGCCCAGGTCGCCGGCGTGAACGAGGGCCGGCTTTCGGTCGCCGAGGAGTGCATCGACCTGGAACTTGCCCAGGACCGGCACAAGAGCCTCGTCAGCGAGCTCGCGGCCTGGGTGGCCGAATATCCCCTGCGTGAGCGCATGGTCGCCCAGTACGTCCTCGCCCTGCACCGCTCCGGCGCCCGGGCGCGCGCCTTCACCGTGTACGAACAGGCCAGGCGCAACCTGGCGGAGTCGCTCGGTCTGAGCCCCGGCCCCGAACTGCTCGAAGTCCACCAGCTGATGCTGCGCGAGGACACCGACGCGGCGGCTCCCGCAGCCACACCCGCCGCCCGGACCGCGCCCTCCGCCCCGGCCGTTCCCTTCCCCGGCGTGTCCGCCTCCGCCGAGCCCGCCGTTTCCACCGCCGATGCCGGTGCGCCCGCACCGGACAGCCTGCCGTTCGAGAGCGGGCACTTCGTCGGCCGGACCGCGGAGGTCGAGGTCCTCCTCGCCGAAGGCACGGCCCCCGGGGCGCGACGCGTGCTGTCCGTCGACGGCATGGGAGGCGTGGGCAAGACCACCCTCGCGGTGTACGTCGCCCATCGCGTGGCGGACCGGTATCCGGACGGCCGGATCTTCCTCGACCTGTGCGGCCACACCCGGCACGAGGATCCGCTCGGCCACCGGGCGGCACTGCGCCGGCTGCTCGTGCTCTCCGGCCTGCCGGAAGGCGAACTACCCGACTCGGTCGAGGCCCTGGTCCAGATGTGGCGCGGTCGCACCACCGGCCGGCGCATGCTGGTCGTCCTCGACAACGCTGTCGGCGCGGAGCAGATCAGACTGCTGCTTCCGGCCGGTGACGAGTGCCTGACCCTGGTCACCAGCAGGCGCCGCCTGACCATGACCGCACTGTCTCCCACCCGGGTGGTGTCCCTGGACCCCCTACCCCGCGAGGAGGGGTACGCCTTGTTCTGCCGGCTTCTGGGCAAGCGGCACCCCGCGCCCCGGCCCGATGAGGTCAGCGGCATTCTGGACCACTGCGGCGATCTGCCGCTGGCCGTCGCCGCAGCCGCGGCGCGCCTGCGGCGACGGCCTTCCTGGCAGCTGTGGCACTTGGCCCAGCGGCTCGCGGACCCGGCGTTGCGGCTAGCCGACCTGCAGACGGAGCACGGCGGGCTCGAGGCCTGCTTCGACGCCTCGTACCGGCATCTGAACGCGGGTCAGCAGCGGCTGCTGCGCCTCCTCGGCACGGCCGAAGGGGAACGTACGAACGTGGCGTCCACCTCGCTGTTGGCCGGACTGCCGCCCTTCGTCGCCGAGCAGATGCTCGAGAGCCTGGTCGACGAGCACCTCCTGTTCCAGCCGGAGCCGGGACAGTACCGCATGCACCCGCTGGTGAAGACGTACTGCGCGCAGCTCCCCGGGCAGGACGGCACGAGCGGGCCGCAGCCGGAACAACGCGGCGCCCTGAGCGCCGAGCCGCTGGCCGCCTGA
- a CDS encoding DMT family transporter, which translates to MYLLATMALFGSAFASSKSVVGHMPHQVAAVLRFGGGAVILVVLLAFIGRKSGGPALTRSQIARAAAVGLVGVFAYNLFFFWGLSLAPSIDGSIIVPVLSPVITTGILLALGREKASGARIGGLALGVSGAVVFFIGAGGTGMDAGGSRLTGDLVYLLGALSWAVYSIASKKVLVGMDPLRATTFGTLAGALALLLFAVPAFPDVEWSALSSTTWLNVVYLAVGPTAMAYLFYYRGLRVVSPSTATVVMFSVPVFGVTCAVVFLGESFGGLQLAGAAVMLAGALLAVTQGRLRQQAPEQPEQETERGAESAAPAPLSGTGGRESLRTADSTAVRTLEEN; encoded by the coding sequence GTGTACTTGCTCGCGACGATGGCGCTCTTCGGTAGTGCTTTCGCCAGCTCCAAATCAGTGGTCGGCCATATGCCCCATCAGGTCGCCGCTGTTCTCCGCTTCGGTGGCGGCGCGGTCATCCTGGTGGTTCTGCTCGCTTTCATCGGACGGAAGTCGGGGGGGCCGGCGCTTACGCGTTCGCAAATCGCGCGTGCGGCGGCAGTGGGACTCGTCGGGGTTTTCGCGTACAACCTGTTCTTCTTCTGGGGTCTTTCTCTGGCCCCTTCGATCGACGGAAGCATCATCGTTCCGGTTCTGAGCCCGGTCATCACGACGGGAATTCTCCTGGCCCTGGGCCGGGAAAAGGCTTCAGGCGCCCGAATAGGCGGACTGGCGCTGGGAGTATCGGGCGCCGTCGTGTTCTTCATCGGTGCGGGGGGCACCGGCATGGATGCGGGCGGGTCCCGGCTGACCGGGGACCTCGTCTACCTGCTCGGCGCACTCTCCTGGGCGGTGTACAGCATCGCCTCGAAGAAGGTCCTGGTCGGCATGGACCCGCTACGGGCCACCACGTTCGGCACCCTGGCCGGGGCGTTGGCCCTGCTGCTCTTCGCCGTGCCCGCGTTCCCGGACGTCGAGTGGAGCGCGCTGTCCTCGACGACTTGGCTGAACGTCGTGTACCTCGCCGTCGGCCCCACCGCCATGGCCTACCTCTTCTACTACCGGGGCCTGAGGGTCGTCAGCCCGTCGACCGCGACCGTCGTCATGTTCTCCGTGCCGGTGTTCGGGGTGACCTGCGCCGTCGTGTTCCTGGGCGAGTCGTTCGGCGGACTTCAACTGGCCGGCGCCGCCGTCATGCTGGCCGGTGCCCTGCTGGCCGTGACGCAGGGCCGCCTGCGTCAACAGGCCCCGGAGCAGCCCGAGCAGGAGACCGAGCGGGGGGCCGAGTCGGCCGCGCCGGCTCCCCTTTCGGGAACCGGCGGCCGGGAATCCCTCCGGACGGCCGATTCCACGGCCGTCCGGACGCTGGAAGAAAACTAG
- a CDS encoding alpha/beta hydrolase, with product MHVYPQPQPPRRSRKKVWIGSAVAVAVLAGAGAGLIHWKTDWFDGNGESVSYAKPSTGADKDKQTGGGKQASAPSADPDVSLPTGPLTEFKQTVKLDDGTRISKARVKGAKSGFEGSVWVWTPKEYDRPEYAKSAFPVMIALPGGNGNADNYWATMPQLGLQKAVAEGAAAGKSLPFILVMPILNPDNKYYYDGSDIPGQAKMGTWIGEDVPDLARANFRTYKSRDGWAFMGNSSGAFVGLKQLLQKPDRFRAVIANGGEIVPDSPLWKGHQAEMDANNPEKLAPKLINDKGPEVNVLFQYGTKEGGRDRMEKFQQQFGKGPIKVTIHEIQGGDHNGWDYVRGMKEGPLEQLSKLMKGPKPQ from the coding sequence GTGCACGTGTACCCGCAGCCGCAACCGCCCAGGCGATCCCGCAAGAAGGTGTGGATCGGCTCCGCGGTGGCCGTGGCCGTGCTCGCCGGCGCGGGCGCCGGGCTGATCCACTGGAAGACGGACTGGTTCGACGGGAACGGAGAGTCCGTCAGCTACGCGAAGCCCTCCACCGGAGCGGACAAGGACAAGCAGACCGGCGGCGGGAAGCAGGCCTCCGCGCCGAGCGCGGACCCGGACGTGTCCCTCCCCACCGGCCCGCTCACCGAGTTCAAGCAGACGGTCAAGCTGGACGACGGCACCCGCATATCCAAGGCCCGGGTGAAGGGCGCCAAGTCCGGCTTCGAGGGCAGCGTCTGGGTGTGGACGCCCAAGGAGTACGACCGCCCGGAGTACGCGAAGAGCGCCTTCCCGGTCATGATCGCGCTGCCCGGAGGCAACGGGAACGCCGACAACTACTGGGCGACCATGCCGCAGCTGGGCCTCCAGAAGGCCGTCGCCGAGGGCGCCGCCGCCGGCAAGAGCCTCCCGTTCATCCTGGTCATGCCGATCCTCAACCCGGACAACAAGTACTACTACGACGGCTCCGACATCCCCGGCCAGGCCAAGATGGGCACCTGGATCGGCGAGGACGTACCCGACCTCGCCCGGGCCAACTTCCGTACCTACAAGTCCCGCGACGGCTGGGCCTTCATGGGCAACTCCTCCGGCGCCTTCGTCGGCCTCAAGCAGCTCCTGCAGAAGCCGGACCGCTTCCGGGCCGTCATAGCCAACGGCGGCGAGATCGTCCCCGACTCCCCGCTCTGGAAGGGCCACCAGGCGGAAATGGACGCGAACAACCCCGAGAAGCTCGCCCCGAAGCTGATCAACGACAAGGGCCCCGAGGTGAACGTCCTCTTCCAGTACGGCACCAAGGAAGGCGGCCGCGACCGGATGGAGAAGTTCCAGCAGCAGTTCGGCAAGGGCCCGATCAAGGTCACGATCCACGAGATCCAGGGCGGCGACCACAACGGCTGGGACTACGTCCGGGGCATGAAGGAAGGCCCCCTGGAACAGCTCAGCAAGCTGATGAAGGGCCCGAAGCCGCAATAG
- a CDS encoding amino acid adenylation domain-containing protein, translating to MSLIGRRLALPHDLLVHRVFETHARQHPDRPALTCGAEELSFAELNARANRFAHHLIALGAGRGSVIGVCLDRTPELMVAILGTMKAGAAYVPLDPTYPAERLRLMVSQVDEIKLNVVSADTRALVAGAPGDLVVIDELGGQLDALPTTDPVVDLSNDDLCYVVFTSGSTGTPKATAVRHEGWYNLLEWLRVEYGLGSGSSGLTVSSFGFDISQRGLMAPLFCGATLHLLPSRVFDPGMAYRLIETHGVRQLHCAPSTLYVLIEHEQALGTDALTRVGHVFIGGEPLTVSRVEDWAGREGNSCVLLHQYGVAECTDVATSHVLADYARYRGTATPVGEPVYNTEIHLLDDESNEVPDGETGEICISGLSVSAGYLNASPADTRRFTDRHTADGTVRTYRTGDRGYVTPDGELVVVGRVDAQVKIRGMRMDLGDVEHGVRSHPLVDDTVVLAVADDSGELRLVGFVLPAADGLDTRALYRDLLATLPRNMVPQEFTVLDAFPLNPNGKTDRRALAARAAG from the coding sequence ATGTCCCTCATAGGCAGGCGCCTGGCGCTTCCACACGACCTGCTCGTGCACCGGGTCTTCGAGACCCACGCCCGGCAGCACCCCGACCGGCCCGCGCTGACGTGCGGCGCCGAAGAGCTGAGCTTCGCCGAGCTGAACGCACGGGCCAACCGGTTCGCCCACCACCTCATCGCCCTCGGCGCGGGCCGGGGCTCCGTGATCGGCGTATGCCTGGACCGTACGCCCGAGCTCATGGTCGCGATCCTCGGGACCATGAAGGCCGGCGCCGCCTACGTACCGCTGGACCCGACGTACCCCGCCGAGCGGCTCCGGCTCATGGTTTCCCAAGTCGACGAGATCAAGCTCAACGTGGTCTCGGCCGACACGCGCGCCCTGGTCGCCGGGGCGCCGGGAGACCTCGTCGTCATCGACGAGCTCGGTGGGCAGCTCGACGCCCTGCCCACCACGGATCCGGTCGTCGACCTCTCCAACGACGACCTGTGCTACGTCGTGTTCACCTCCGGCTCCACCGGAACGCCCAAGGCCACCGCCGTGCGCCACGAGGGCTGGTACAACCTCCTCGAGTGGCTGCGGGTCGAGTACGGTCTGGGCAGCGGCTCGAGCGGGCTCACCGTCAGCTCCTTCGGCTTCGACATCAGCCAGCGCGGACTGATGGCGCCGCTGTTCTGCGGTGCCACCCTCCACCTGCTGCCCAGCCGCGTCTTCGACCCGGGCATGGCCTACCGCCTGATCGAGACCCACGGCGTGCGGCAGCTGCACTGCGCGCCGAGCACCTTGTATGTGCTCATCGAGCACGAACAGGCCCTGGGGACCGACGCGCTGACCCGGGTGGGCCACGTCTTCATCGGCGGGGAGCCGCTCACCGTCTCCCGGGTCGAGGACTGGGCCGGCCGGGAAGGCAACTCCTGCGTCCTGCTACACCAGTACGGGGTGGCCGAATGCACGGACGTGGCGACCTCCCACGTGCTCGCGGACTACGCCCGCTACCGGGGCACCGCGACGCCGGTGGGAGAGCCCGTGTACAACACCGAGATCCACCTCCTCGACGACGAGTCGAACGAGGTCCCGGACGGCGAGACCGGAGAGATCTGCATCTCGGGCCTCAGCGTCAGCGCCGGTTACCTCAACGCCTCGCCGGCCGACACCCGGCGGTTCACCGACCGGCACACGGCCGACGGCACCGTCAGGACCTACCGGACCGGTGACCGCGGCTACGTCACCCCGGACGGGGAACTGGTGGTGGTCGGCCGCGTCGATGCCCAGGTCAAGATCCGCGGCATGCGGATGGACCTGGGGGACGTGGAGCACGGGGTCCGGTCCCACCCGCTCGTCGACGACACCGTGGTCCTGGCGGTTGCGGACGACTCGGGCGAGCTGCGTCTGGTGGGCTTCGTACTGCCCGCGGCCGACGGCCTCGACACCCGGGCGCTCTACCGCGACCTGCTCGCCACCCTGCCCCGGAACATGGTGCCGCAGGAGTTCACGGTCCTCGACGCCTTCCCGCTGAACCCGAACGGCAAGACCGACCGGCGGGCCCTGGCAGCCCGGGCCGCCGGCTGA
- a CDS encoding DUF2000 domain-containing protein — MDSVNEPVRFETKIAVVLRDDLQVWQRLNMTAFLVSGIGRKVPEVIGEPYSDADETEYLPMFRQPVLVFEASKEALTTSHQRAVSRGLPLSVFTTDLFTTNNDRDNRAAVAAVHRDQLDLVGMAVYGPRNAVDKIIKGARMHP, encoded by the coding sequence ATGGACAGCGTGAACGAACCCGTTCGTTTTGAGACAAAGATCGCCGTGGTCTTGCGTGACGATCTTCAGGTGTGGCAACGCCTCAACATGACCGCCTTTCTCGTCAGTGGAATCGGGCGCAAGGTTCCGGAAGTAATCGGCGAGCCCTATTCGGACGCCGACGAGACCGAGTACCTGCCGATGTTCCGCCAGCCGGTGCTGGTCTTCGAGGCGAGCAAGGAGGCCCTGACCACCTCGCACCAGCGTGCCGTCAGCCGGGGTCTGCCCCTCTCGGTGTTCACCACCGACCTCTTCACCACCAACAACGACCGGGACAACCGGGCCGCCGTTGCAGCCGTCCACCGGGACCAGCTGGACCTCGTCGGCATGGCCGTGTACGGGCCGCGCAACGCGGTGGACAAGATCATCAAGGGCGCTCGAATGCACCCGTGA